A stretch of the Porites lutea chromosome 12, jaPorLute2.1, whole genome shotgun sequence genome encodes the following:
- the LOC140922116 gene encoding collagen alpha-1(VI) chain-like: MDGSGSVGVCEFQRGKAAIKNMMKSANAVAVKNKYDEKYAAVTFSTSARVNFKFLPYSTAEQKLSMVQFPNGLSNTQAGLAEAMKLFVESLTSGRFADRKNVLLITDGLSSVTPHLLKHNVDRLKGLGVHIYVFAVGSYIPRIDEMVQVAGSSCNPKPDDYLFRINSYHQLWEFSQLVVTKLASSGEYISLSPEPSPC, translated from the exons ATGGATGGTTCCGGGTCAGTTGGTGTCTGCGAATTTCAAAGAGGAAAGGCAGCAATCAAGAATATGATGAAGAGTGCGAATGCAGTAGCGGTCAAAAACAAGTATGACGAAAAGTATGCTGCAGTTACCTTCTCCACCTCAGCCAGAGTGAACTTCAAGTTTTTACCGTACTCTACAGCGGAGCAAAAGTTGTCGATGGTACAGTTCCCCAATGGCCTTTCCAATACTCAAGCAGGATTGGCAGAGGCCATGAAACTGTTTGTGGAATCTCTTACAA GTGGACGTTTTGCCGATCGTAAGAATGTTTTACTTATCACTGACGGCCTATCAAGTGTCACTCCGCACTTGCTCAAACACAACGTAGACAGATTGAAGGGATTGGGAGTCCATATTTACGTATTTGCTGTGGGATCTTACATTCCTCGTATCGACGAGATGGTACAGGTCGCCGGGAGCAGTTGCAATCCTAAGCCAGATGATTACCTTTTCAGAATAAACAGCTACCATCAGTTGTGGGAATTCAGTCAACTGGTTGTAACCAAACTTGCTTCCTCGGGGGAATACATCAGTTTAAGCCCGGAACCCTCTCCTTGCTAA